A part of Aspergillus flavus chromosome 1, complete sequence genomic DNA contains:
- a CDS encoding multicopper oxidase — MKSSLFCILSSIVAATATSVPSFLARDSVSASLSSSASLSTSSSGACTGNTASTRDQWCNYDINTDYTTTIPDTGVTREYWFDLEHVTVAPDGRSRFALAINGSIPGPTIEADWGDTVVVHVNNKLPSSVKNGTSIHFHGIRQYYTNPSDGVVSITQCPTAPNSTITYKWRATQYGSTWYHSHIGLQAWEGVFGGIKINGPASANYDVDKGFIILNDWDINTVDQLFDSAQNDGPPELDSALINGMNVFGEDGYANQTGTRWNTSFTEGESYRFRLVNGACDTHFKFMIDNHTMTVIANDLVPIEPYNTSVLDIAMGQRYDIIVHADKASIAKDFWLRAIPQEACSENQNPTNIKGIVYYGSSPSTPTTTGYSYTDACDDEDMSNLVPIVNPYTITSNPFYNKSEPVSLGKNSQSLYRWKLNSTSMHVSWDDPTLLEIYRNHTSFSNTSGVVQLPRADEWAFVIIETTLSVPHPIHLHGHDFVVLSQGSGTYSAGDITTNNPPRRDTAMLPANGHLVIGFVTDNPGAWLMHCHIGWHTEEGFAIQFVERYSEIQDLIDYDSLHSNCQNWETYQSGKNFAIEDDSGV; from the exons ATGAAATCGTCCCTCTTTTGTATACTTTCTAGCATTGTGGCTGCTACTGCCACAAGCGTCCCCTCGTTCTTAGCTCGAGACTCTGTCTCCGCGTcactctcttcttcagcatctCTTAGTACTTCTTCCTCTGGTGCCTGTACAGGAAACACTGCCAGCACTCGCGATCAATGGTGCAACTATGACATCAACACTGACTataccaccaccatcccGGACACGGGTGTCACTCGAGAATATTGGTTTGACCTCGAGCATGTCACCGTGGCTCCAGACGGACGGTCTAGGTTCGCCCTAGCCATCAACGGTTCTATCCCTGGCCCTACCATTGAAGCAGACTGGGGTGATACCGTGGTTGTGCATGTCAACAACAAGCTTCCCAGCTCCGTCAAGAATGGTACTAGCATTCATTTCCACGGAATCCGCCAATACTACACAAACCCTTCGGATGGTGTGGTATCTATCACCCAGTGCCCGACTGCTCCGAACAGCACCATCACTTACAAGTGGAGAGCTACTCAGTACGGCTCGACCTGGTACCATTCGCACATTGGTCTCCAGGCTTGGGAGGGTGTGTTCGGTGGCATCAAGATCAACGGCCCTGCTAGTGCCAACTATGATGTAGATAAGGGGTTTATTATCCTGAATGACTGGGACATCAATACAGTGGATCAGCTGTTCGATAGCGCACAGAACGACGGACCCCCGGAACTGGACTCTGCCTTGATCAATGGAATGAATGTCTTCGGGGAAGATGGCTATGCCAATCAGACAGGAACTAGGTGGAATACATCCTTCACAGAGGGAGAGTCCTATCGATTCCGCCTGGTTAATGGAGCCTGTGACACCCATTTCAAGTTCATGATCGACAACCATACTATGACTGTCATTGCCAACGACCTGGTTCCTATAGAACCGTACAATACTAGCGTCCTCGATATTGCAATGG GACAACGCTACGACATCATCGTCCACGCAGACAAAGCCTCCATCGCCAAGGACTTCTGGCTGCGTGCCATCCCCCAGGAAGCCTGTTCCGAGAACCAGAATCCCACCAACATCAAGGGAATCGTATACTACggctcttctccatcgacaccaacaacaacaggaTATTCCTACACAGATGCCTGcgatgacgaagacatgTCCAATCTCGTACCGATTGTCAATCCCTACACAATAACATCCAACCCGTTTTACAATAAATCCGAACCCGTGAGCCTAGGCAAAAACTCCCAGAGCCTCTATCGCTGGAAGTTAAACAGTACCTCCATGCACGTGTCCTGGGACGACCCAACTCTCCTAGAGATCTACCGCAACCacacctccttctccaataCGAGTGGTGTAGTCCAGCTCCCTCGCGCAGACGAATGGGCCTTTGTCATCATCGAGACCACCCTATCTGTGCCTCACCCCATCCATCTCCACGGACATGACTTCGTCGTCCTCTCCCAGGGAAGCGGAACCTACAGCGCAGGCGACATCACAACCAACAATCCTCCCCGTCGTGATACAGCCATGCTCCCAGCAAACGGCCACCTAGTCATCGGCTTTGTAACCGATAACCCGGGCGCGTGGTTGATGCACTGCCATATTGGCTGGCATACGGAGGAAGGCTTCGCCATTCAGTTTGTGGAACGGTACTCTGAGATCCAGGATCTGATTGATTATGATTCGCTTCACTCGAACTGCCAGAATTGGGAGACTTATCAGAGCGGGAAGAATTTTGCTATCGAGGATGATTCGGGGGTTTAA
- a CDS encoding carboxylesterase — MGNVLSGYQSAECEVELFNNAGKIRGLQFDSKSRRYADIPYALPPTGDYRWRKPRPLPESFSYSSPNGTPYDATKFGKVCLQSSYSASVKKQLPQHIFGEDCLRLNIWTPVGKPNETNPKWPVMIWFHGGWFQIGDPSQEESMDPTELISTGQLNAVFVAVGYRLNVFGFLAGEVLREESGGQEVGNYGLWDQRLAMEWVYKNISAFGGDPENITLSGRSAGAYAVQAQTLYDFRGSMDESARSHFRRLVMYSNAIPTQPKTPEDCQPQFDELCEHFKISPEIPGPEKLQRLRQIDAEELCDAVMKLKHHTFRPVTDGVFIHPGIFEYYRDGSFANEFKRRHLRLLIGEVLNEETLYAVTNGPQANRESLELQVSNYYSPSTTSRLLQHYPLPDSDRKEDWEAVFGRIISDGQVRAPSRFLVHNLLQHGVDIKDVWRYLIAYRMSFITEKVAPAAFGVSHAMDRPIWNYSVMHGPNPAERHLMDNWIHDLVAFVNGDNGHSYGTKECDEYKVMTPDGNIEIQKDPRWDELLKLMDVFSGFSCEN; from the exons ATGGGAAATGTACTTTCGGGTTACCAGTCAGCTGAATGCGAAGTCGAATTGTTCAACAATGCCGGAAAAATTCGCGGCCTCCAATTTGACAGCAAATCTCGACGATACGCTGACATTCCTTACGCTTTACCACCGACTGGTGATTATCGTTGGCGAAAACCACGACCATTGCCAGAGTCTTTCTCATACTCGTCTCCGAATGGAACCCCATACGATGCGACAAAGTTCGGAAAGGTCTGCTTACAATCTAGTTACTCCGCCTCTGTGAAGAAACAACTTCCGCAACATATCTTTGGAGAGGACTGCTTGCGCCTGAATATATGGACTCCGGTCGGAAAGCCCAACGAGACGAATCCGAAATGGCCGGTGATGATCTGGTTCCATGGCGGATGGTTCCAGATCGGTGACCCTAGTCAGGAAGAGTCGATGGACCCGACCGAACTTATCTCCACAGGTCAGTTGAATGCTGTCTTTGTCGCGGTGGGTTACCGTCTGAATGTGTTTGGATTCCTGGCGGGTGAAGTATTGAGAGAAGAATCCGGCGGACAAGAAGTGGGCAATTACGGCCTTTGGGATCAGCGACTCGCAATGGAGTGGGTCTATAAAAACATCTCAGCCTTTGGCGGGGACCCAGAAAACATTACTTTGTCGGGACGCAGCGCGGGCGCATACGCCGTTCAGGCACAGACCTTGTATGATTTTCGGGGATCGATGGACGAGTCGGCTCGAAGTCATTTCCGACGGCTTGTGATGTATTCTAACGCGATCCCGACTCAACCCAAAACGCCGGAAGACTGTCAACCCCAGTTTGACGAGTTGTGCGAGCACTTTAAGATATCACCAGAAATACCAGGGCCCGAAAAGCTCCAGAGGCTGCGCCAGATTGATGCCGAGGAGTTGTGCGATGCGGTCATGAAACTGAAGCATCACACGTTCCGACCTGTTACTGATGGCGTTTTCATCCACCCTGGCATCTTTGAATACTATCGGGATGGATCATTCGCAAATGAGTTCAAGAGACGTCACCTGCGTTTATTGATCGGAGAGGTGCTGAACGAGGAAACGTTATACGCCGTGACTAATGGCCCACAGGCCAACAGAGAGTCGCTGGAGCTCCAGGTTTCCAATTATTATTCACCATCGACGACATCTCGATTGCTGCAGCATTACCCTCTTCCTGACTCCGACCGAAAGGAAGATTGGGAAGCTGTGTTTGGACGAATCATCTCCGATGGTCAGGTCCGGGCTCCGTCGCGGTTCTTGGTCCATAACTTACTACAACATGGGGTGGATATTAAGGATGTGTGGCGGTATCTTATTGCATACCGCATGTCGTTCATTACCGAAAAGGTAGCCCCTGCTGCGTTTGGAGTGAGCCACGCCATGGATAGACCAATATGGAA TTACTCAGTGATGCATGGCCCGAATCCTGCTGAGCGGCACCTAATGGACAATTGGATTCACGATTTGGTTGCTTTCGTCAACGGAGACAATGGCCACTCCTACGGCACGAAGGAATGTGACGAGTATAAAGTCATGACGCCGGATGGAAACATTGAGATCCAGAAGGATCCACGTTGGGATGAACTGCTGAAGTTGATGGATGTGTTTTCTGGCTTTTCATGCGAGAATTAA
- a CDS encoding putative pantothenate transporter (pantothenate transporter), giving the protein MAEKPRSCIDRETKCTAPSDTVDGQKERGSVDVLGPEEEKRLVRKIDLHLMPLLIISYGLQFLDKTSLSYSAILGLKEDLNLVGQEYSWASSIFYIGYLAASYPISLGFVKFPLGKYLSLLISSSFLWGAILTLHAVANNYAGLMVLRTFLGVFESAISPGFSLITGMWYTPPEHVSRHTFWFAGNASFSIIGSLIAYGIAHYQDHFSQWKMLFLIFGLITVAWSVVLWFYLPDSPSNAHFLSSSEREFASLRPKKFQRTTQTRKWDRDQFIESFTDPKTWWLLIFSFVICVPNGGTTSFQSLLIAGFGYDKYQTILMGLPASAFQLVVVLLATIFCTNVRKSRLVAIIMIFAMALAGILMVKLLPSEQKLSRLAGYWMSSAIAPVFPLMLSLHASNTAGFTKKSTVAALIFVGYCVGNLIGPQFFKDSEAPYYPTAYTTIVICYAIAMASAVVFRVYLGWENRRRDKQQGVHINPEETREIDLHTDEGLDHADETDIQNRSFRYIV; this is encoded by the exons ATGGCGGAAAAGCCTCGATCTTGTATTGACCGGGAAACAAAATGTACCGCGCCTTCGGACACTGTCGACGGACAGAAAGAACGTGGATCGGTTGATGTACTTGGCccggaagaggaaaagagactGGTGAGGAAGATCGACCTTCA TTTGATGCCACTCCTCATTATTAGTTACGGCCTTCAGTTCCTGGACA AGACAAGTCTATCCTACAGTGCAATTCTAGGCTTAAAGGAGGATCTG AACCTTGTCGGGCAAGAATACAGTTGGGCATCGAGTATCTTTTACATAGGCTATCTCGCGGCTTCGTATCCAATTTCACTTGGATTCGTCAAGTTCCCTCTGGGGAAATACCTTAGCTTACTCAT AAGCTCTAGTTTCCTCTGGGGCGCTATCTTGACTCTCCACGCTGTTGCTAACAATTATGCCGGGCTGATGGTCTTACGAACCTTCTTGGGTGTGTTTGAGAGCGCTATCAGCCCAGGCTTCTCATTGATAACTGGAATGTGGTACACACCACCAGAGCACGTCTCTCGTCACACATTTTGGTTCGCAGGAAATGCCAGTTTCAGCATCATCGGGTCGCTGATTGCTTACGGTATTGCGCATTATCAGGACCACTTCTCACAATGGAAG ATGCtgtttcttatttttggCCTAATAACCGTGGCATGGTCGGTTGTATTGTGGTTTTACCTGCCAGACTCTCCATCAAATGCAcacttcctctcttcttctgaaCGTGAATTTGCTTCACTGCGACCGAAGAAGTTTCAACGAACAACCCAGACTAGGAAATGGGACCGCGATCAATTCATTGAATCCTTTACGGATCCTAAAACATGGTGGTTACTTATTTTCTCATTCGTCATCTGTGTTCCAAATGGCGGCACGACTAGC TTTCAATCTCTCCTGATCGCTGGTTTTGGCTACGATAAATACCAAACCATTCTTATGGGTCTTCCCGCTTCGGCATTTCAATTGGTAGTCGTCTTACTAGCGACCATATTCTGCACGAACGTCCGCAAGTCCCGCCTAGTTGCAATTATCATGATATTTGCTATGGCCCTCGCGGGTATCCTGATGGTCAAATTGCTTCCATCGGAACAGAAGCTGTCCCGGCTCGCCGGTTACTGGATGTCTTCGGCGATCGCGCCAGTTTTCCCCCTCATGCTTTCCCTCCACGCGAGTAACACGGCCGGATTCACCAAAAAGTCGACCGTTGCGGCATTGATCTTCGTGGGGTACTGTGTTGGAAACTTGATCGGCCCCCAGTTTTTCAAGGACTCGGAAGCACCGTACTATCCT actGCCTACACCACCATCGTGATTTGTTATGCTATAGCCATGGCCTCGGCGGTTGTGTTTCGAGTCTACTTGGGGTGGGAGAATAGGCGACGTGATAAGCAGCAGGGAGTGCATATCAATCCGGAAGAAACCCGTGAGATTGACCTGCACACCGATGAGGGCTTGGACCACGCCGATGAGACGGATATCCAAAACCGCAGCTTTAGATACATTGTGTAG